The following coding sequences are from one Diabrotica virgifera virgifera chromosome 2, PGI_DIABVI_V3a window:
- the LOC114328826 gene encoding cathepsin L produces MKFLLLFVAFFVGCQAISFVDLVQEEWTAFKMTHRKSYESPTEEKFRMKIFMENKHKVAKHNKLFALGLVSYKLGLNKYADMLHHEFIDTLNGFNKTKNLLRQSELEDSVTFIKPANVELPSEVDWRPKGAVTAVKDQGHCGSCWSFSATGSLEGQHYRKTGKLVSLSEQNLVDCSTKFGNNGCNGGLMDNAFRYIKANGGIDTEASYKYKAEDEKCHFNPKKVGATDKGFVDIESGSEDALKAAVATVGPVSVAIDASHETFQLYNQGVYYEPECSSEELDHGVLVVGYGTEDDQDYWLVKNSWGPSWGLDGYIKMARNRNNSCGIATQASYPLV; encoded by the exons ATGACACACAGAAAAAGTTACGAAAGCCCAACCGAGGAAAAGTTCCGTATGAAGATCTTTATGGAAAATAAACATAAAGTTGCCAAACACAACAAGCTCTTTGCTTTGGGATTGGTTTCTTATAAATTAG GACTCAACAAATACGCTGATATGCTCCACCACGAATTCATCGATACTCTCAACGGCTTCAACAAAACGAAGAACCTGTTGAGACAATCAGAGTTAGAAGATTCCGTCACTTTCATAAAACCAGCCAACGTAGAGTTACCCTCCGAAGTTGATTGGAGACCAAAGGGTGCCGTTACTGCTGTTAAGGACCAAGGGCATTGCGGATCTTGCTGGAGTTTCAGTGCT ACTGGATCTCTCGAAGGACAACACTACAGGAAAACAGGAAAATTGGTTTCCCTTTCTGAACAAAACTTGGTCGACTGCTCTACTAAATTCGGCAACAACGGATGCAATGGGGGTTTAATGGATAACGCCTTTCGTTATATTAAAGCCAACGGTGGTATCGACACTGAAGCAAGCTACAAATATAAG GCCGAAGACGAGAAGTGCCACTTCAATCCCAAGAAGGTGGGAGCCACTGACAAAGGTTTCGTAGATATCGAATCTGGAAGCGAAGATGCCCTTAAGGCTGCTGTCGCCACCGTCGGACCAGTCTCCGTAGCCATCGATGCTAGCCATGAAACCTTCCAACTCTACAATCAAG GTGTATATTATGAGCCTGAATGCAGCTCAGAAGAATTAGATCACGGTGTCCTCGTTGTTGGCTATGGTACTGAAGACGACCAAGACTACTGGCTTGTCAAGAACTCCTGGGGTCCATCTTGGGGACTAGACGGTTACATCAAAATGGCCAGAAACAGGAACAATTCCTGTGGTATTGCAACTCAAGCCAGCTATCCTTTagtttaa